In the genome of Leptospira inadai serovar Lyme str. 10, one region contains:
- a CDS encoding DMT family transporter, which produces MDWILLITAGLFEVGFTTCMKLSDGFKDWKYVLGFLIFACLSFFFLNRSTQTISLGTAYAVWTGIGAAGTVVIGIFFFGESAQSWRIFFLSTLIASVIGLKFVAIE; this is translated from the coding sequence ATGGATTGGATATTATTGATTACTGCAGGTCTTTTCGAAGTCGGTTTTACTACCTGCATGAAACTTTCCGACGGATTCAAAGATTGGAAATATGTGTTAGGATTCCTCATCTTCGCATGTTTAAGTTTCTTTTTTCTGAATCGATCCACTCAGACGATTTCGTTAGGAACCGCGTATGCAGTGTGGACAGGAATCGGTGCGGCAGGAACCGTTGTTATCGGAATTTTCTTTTTCGGGGAATCGGCCCAGAGCTGGCGAATATTCTTCCTCTCGACGTTAATCGCTTCGGTCATCGGATTAAAGTTCGTAGCGATCGAATAG
- a CDS encoding glycosyltransferase family 4 protein, producing the protein MQNSRRRLAIVTPIFSGRVSGGSERLIYLYTLTLSKFYEVTVLSTRSLDYISWKNQIPVKEITPVQLGPDIEKKISSEWLETNSEDRIRILRFSVEKERQIQKFNKYSDRILNDRTYGPFSKNAFKSEEDQERIWVEMQGPYCPDLIQYIETNERDYDVFVFVSYLYYPMVYGLPLVAKKSLVIPTLHDEPPARLSIYRNLFKDDSAYSFNTPEERTLFRNIYGFSPTLESVIGMHLETPEPEMLERKQLKKEKDCFDFLYIGRIDEGKGISELVDFFADWQRRTGRRDKLLFAGKGDLKLLHKLTKYPFLQVLGFVEESEKARYILEADVLINPSPMESFSIILMEAWIRRTAVLVNGKSEVLKGHCLRSNGGLYYIDKQSFAAVADYLVSHPKEREIMGINGKRYVQSNFNPDIVEKKLIDIVERTIRRRYSE; encoded by the coding sequence TTGCAGAATTCTCGTAGACGCCTAGCCATAGTAACTCCGATTTTTTCGGGCCGAGTTTCCGGCGGCTCGGAAAGATTAATTTATCTTTATACTTTAACGCTTTCGAAATTCTACGAGGTGACGGTTCTATCCACTCGTTCGTTGGATTACATAAGTTGGAAAAATCAGATTCCGGTTAAGGAAATTACTCCGGTGCAATTAGGACCGGATATAGAAAAAAAAATTTCCTCCGAATGGTTGGAAACGAATTCCGAAGATCGAATTCGAATACTTCGCTTTTCGGTCGAGAAAGAACGTCAAATTCAGAAATTTAATAAGTATTCCGATCGGATATTAAACGATCGTACCTACGGTCCTTTTTCTAAAAACGCTTTCAAATCCGAAGAAGACCAAGAGCGGATTTGGGTGGAAATGCAGGGCCCCTACTGCCCCGACCTCATACAATATATCGAAACGAACGAAAGAGACTATGATGTTTTCGTTTTCGTTTCATACTTGTATTATCCGATGGTCTATGGACTTCCGTTAGTGGCCAAAAAATCCTTGGTAATCCCGACTCTGCACGACGAGCCTCCTGCACGACTTTCCATTTATAGAAATCTTTTCAAGGACGATTCCGCATATAGCTTCAATACTCCGGAGGAAAGGACTCTTTTTCGGAATATATACGGTTTTTCTCCGACTTTGGAGAGCGTAATCGGCATGCATCTCGAAACGCCCGAACCGGAAATGCTCGAACGCAAACAGTTAAAAAAAGAGAAGGATTGTTTCGATTTTCTTTATATAGGCAGAATAGACGAAGGCAAAGGTATTTCCGAACTCGTGGACTTTTTCGCCGATTGGCAAAGAAGAACCGGAAGGCGGGATAAACTTTTGTTTGCCGGAAAAGGCGATCTTAAATTGCTCCATAAGCTTACGAAGTATCCGTTCCTTCAAGTTTTAGGATTCGTAGAGGAATCCGAGAAGGCTCGCTATATCTTAGAAGCGGACGTGCTTATCAATCCTTCCCCGATGGAAAGTTTTTCTATAATTTTAATGGAGGCTTGGATCCGAAGAACTGCGGTATTAGTGAATGGAAAATCGGAAGTACTAAAGGGTCATTGCCTGAGAAGTAACGGCGGACTGTATTATATCGATAAGCAGAGTTTCGCCGCCGTCGCCGATTATCTAGTTTCTCATCCGAAAGAAAGGGAGATTATGGGAATCAACGGAAAAAGGTACGTCCAATCGAATTTTAATCCGGACATCGTCGAAAAGAAATTGATCGACATAGTCGAGCGAACGATCCGTCGTAGATATTCGGAATAA
- a CDS encoding glycosyltransferase family 4 protein, with product MGRRGIHQFAAGFNLGDAISNEMSSLRSVFRKLGYSSEIFAENTGPGTAAYVRKYKYFKPKGKDILFYHHSIHSNVLDFIRKTKQPKILVYHNVTPPFYFEKYDLKLTYLLREGREELKQIKDEFSLSFAVSEFNKKELEELGYENVKLLPITYQIPSKPIFFGPRIVELQARGPRFLFVGRISPNKKQDDLIRFAYYYLNTFGEDFQLFLVGFSSKELYLYREELERMLDFYKLRRNVIITDFLTDEGLQKMYRECDLFISMSEHEGFCVPLLEAMVHGIPVMAFDAGAVSETLSGAGILFKEKKMDFLAELANKIITDPKLNRAVLDTQEKRIRNFSTVRPESILRPILAEFS from the coding sequence ATGGGAAGGCGGGGAATTCATCAATTTGCAGCCGGTTTTAATTTAGGCGACGCCATTTCGAATGAAATGTCGTCCCTCAGATCCGTATTTCGAAAGCTAGGTTATTCCTCCGAAATCTTCGCCGAGAATACGGGCCCTGGAACCGCCGCTTATGTTAGAAAATACAAATATTTTAAACCGAAAGGAAAAGACATTTTATTCTATCATCATTCGATTCATTCGAACGTTCTGGACTTTATTCGAAAGACAAAACAACCGAAAATCCTCGTCTACCATAACGTTACTCCTCCTTTCTACTTCGAAAAATACGATTTAAAACTAACCTATCTGCTCCGCGAAGGTAGGGAGGAACTAAAACAAATCAAAGACGAATTTTCCCTATCATTTGCCGTCTCGGAATTCAATAAGAAGGAATTGGAGGAACTTGGTTACGAAAACGTCAAACTTTTACCGATCACGTACCAAATTCCTTCAAAGCCGATCTTCTTCGGGCCGAGAATTGTCGAACTACAAGCGAGAGGACCTCGGTTTCTTTTTGTCGGAAGGATTTCCCCCAACAAAAAACAGGACGACCTAATTCGCTTCGCATATTATTATTTGAATACTTTCGGAGAGGATTTTCAACTATTCTTAGTAGGCTTTAGCTCGAAGGAACTTTATCTATACAGAGAAGAATTGGAAAGAATGTTAGATTTTTATAAATTACGCAGGAATGTTATCATAACCGATTTCCTGACTGACGAAGGCCTACAGAAGATGTATCGCGAATGCGATTTGTTCATTTCGATGAGCGAGCACGAAGGATTTTGCGTGCCATTACTGGAAGCTATGGTTCACGGGATACCCGTTATGGCGTTCGATGCCGGTGCGGTCAGTGAAACTTTGTCCGGTGCCGGAATTTTATTTAAAGAAAAGAAAATGGATTTTCTCGCCGAATTAGCCAACAAGATAATTACGGACCCGAAGTTAAATAGAGCCGTACTCGATACTCAGGAAAAGCGAATCAGAAACTTTTCCACAGTCCGTCCCGAATCCATTTTGAGGCCGATCCTTGCAGAATTCTCGTAG
- a CDS encoding glycosyltransferase: protein MKVYQHITEFRDYDGIGNDMKGISSTLDSIQIPSEIVCLSNFSSADFSIRNFWDENWREYENRNQVHILQYGGPGYPLDDFLALPGKKFVRFQNVTPPIFFKPFVEEDLFHLFALEFKRSILELHKLSRSVEAFIPSSKYSASNLEDLNIMNSKVLPIVRKYRWAGRNDRRRNGYTLGFVGRIAPNKKVEDLLLLIYFLKRINNKYRILICGSVPVIFDKYFSHLKRMTWDLGLGENVQFRMSPNDHEMVRFWDDMDAYVSMSEHEGFGIPLVEALSKDLPVFAYSCTSVPETLRGGGFLFRNKDLSSLRKLAEWIHLVLQTEGSGNPLPGEGASVKRREVVEEYNSIPFDRFFKQLLTVREPSSSVH, encoded by the coding sequence ATGAAAGTCTATCAACATATCACCGAATTCCGCGATTACGATGGAATCGGAAACGATATGAAAGGAATATCCTCGACCTTAGATTCGATACAAATTCCGTCGGAAATCGTTTGCCTTTCTAATTTTAGTTCCGCGGATTTTTCGATCCGAAATTTTTGGGACGAAAATTGGCGGGAGTACGAAAATAGAAATCAAGTTCATATTCTTCAGTATGGCGGACCAGGCTACCCTTTGGATGATTTTTTGGCCTTGCCAGGAAAGAAATTCGTTCGGTTCCAAAACGTTACGCCTCCGATTTTTTTTAAACCCTTCGTTGAGGAGGATTTATTTCATTTATTCGCACTTGAATTTAAACGGTCCATTTTAGAACTTCATAAACTCAGTCGTTCCGTCGAAGCATTCATTCCAAGTTCCAAATACAGCGCATCCAATCTGGAAGACTTGAATATAATGAATTCTAAGGTTTTACCGATAGTGCGTAAATACCGATGGGCCGGACGAAACGATCGGAGAAGAAACGGCTATACTCTTGGGTTCGTAGGAAGAATAGCGCCTAATAAAAAAGTCGAAGACCTACTTCTATTAATATATTTTCTTAAGCGAATCAATAACAAATACAGGATCCTAATTTGCGGATCCGTTCCGGTAATATTCGACAAATATTTCTCTCATCTAAAACGTATGACCTGGGATTTAGGGTTGGGGGAAAACGTCCAATTCAGAATGAGTCCGAACGATCATGAGATGGTCAGATTTTGGGATGATATGGACGCGTACGTGAGCATGAGCGAACATGAAGGCTTCGGTATTCCTCTTGTGGAAGCGTTAAGCAAAGATCTTCCCGTATTCGCCTATTCCTGCACTTCCGTTCCGGAAACCTTAAGAGGGGGAGGATTTCTTTTTAGAAACAAAGACTTGAGTAGTCTTCGAAAACTCGCGGAATGGATCCATCTGGTTTTACAAACGGAAGGTTCCGGAAATCCTTTACCAGGAGAAGGAGCTTCCGTTAAACGCAGAGAAGTCGTGGAAGAATATAACTCGATTCCTTTCGACCGCTTCTTTAAACAACTACTTACAGTTAGAGAACCGAGTTCGTCGGTACACTAA
- a CDS encoding LIC_10202 family protein: MEERSPDIIEIKDTSVNVRELMEEIESRLARRPVTKEELEKLSRWKFAPESPEGYREFDAAETAHLFEKGIAPPKFTNPKFKFIRGPLRWVFISLVEFYAFLDKKLSENRTRAFYSVLNELILLRGDHEKLKRKFERFYNEFIELNYSLRREIKPEFLWSSEFLYEEETLEESEKLLLSMISPGNSVLVLNPEWGKFLKHLLKAQIEFRCVTWNANHYNFIKEQVFNSVELLSFDELLPQPPLPSKVVLPSNLCFLPNWVLEKLFRTLAQKAAPSTEFLFRYSNFSNRFASPFQPVLLTQVGESSLREFLRKLGFKNVVETKVGDGFAVLSFRK, translated from the coding sequence AATCGAGTCAAGATTGGCTCGACGCCCTGTCACGAAAGAGGAACTTGAAAAACTTTCCCGATGGAAATTTGCCCCCGAGTCTCCGGAAGGATACCGAGAGTTTGATGCCGCGGAGACCGCCCACTTATTCGAAAAAGGAATTGCACCACCCAAATTTACGAACCCGAAATTCAAATTCATTCGAGGTCCGCTTCGATGGGTCTTTATCAGCCTCGTAGAATTTTACGCTTTCTTAGACAAGAAACTTTCCGAAAATCGAACTCGAGCTTTTTACAGCGTATTAAACGAATTAATCCTTTTGCGTGGCGATCACGAAAAATTGAAACGTAAATTCGAGCGATTCTATAACGAATTTATCGAGTTAAACTATTCTCTGCGTAGGGAAATAAAACCGGAATTTCTTTGGTCCAGCGAGTTTCTTTACGAAGAAGAAACGTTAGAAGAAAGCGAAAAGCTCCTCCTATCGATGATCTCCCCCGGAAATTCCGTCTTAGTTCTCAATCCTGAGTGGGGAAAATTCCTAAAACATTTACTCAAGGCCCAGATCGAGTTTCGTTGCGTGACCTGGAACGCAAATCATTATAATTTCATAAAAGAACAGGTTTTCAATTCGGTCGAATTACTTTCCTTCGATGAACTACTACCGCAACCTCCTCTTCCTTCCAAAGTCGTTCTGCCGTCGAATCTATGTTTTTTGCCGAATTGGGTCCTGGAAAAATTATTTAGAACCTTAGCCCAAAAGGCGGCTCCAAGCACCGAATTTCTATTCAGATATTCGAATTTCTCGAACCGATTCGCCTCGCCTTTCCAGCCGGTTCTTTTGACCCAGGTCGGAGAATCCTCACTCAGAGAGTTTCTTAGAAAATTAGGATTTAAGAACGTAGTGGAAACTAAAGTCGGCGACGGTTTTGCCGTACTTAGCTTCAGAAAATGA